In one Synergistaceae bacterium genomic region, the following are encoded:
- a CDS encoding aldo/keto reductase, translating to MQCIKLGNSELNVSRICLGCMGFGDPSRGQHTWTIDEAHTREIIKRAIELGINFFDTAIAYQSGTSEQYVGRTLRDFAKRDNVILATKFLPRTQDEIENHISGQKHIENMLNTSLKNLGMDYVDLYIYHMWDWQTDIYDILDGLNNAVKSGKVRYIGISNCYAWQLAKANFIAEKEGFPKFWCYPNKVDIKYGNSFSKI from the coding sequence ATGCAATGTATTAAACTTGGAAATTCAGAATTAAACGTGTCCCGTATTTGTCTCGGCTGTATGGGATTCGGCGATCCTTCAAGAGGTCAACACACATGGACAATTGACGAGGCACACACACGAGAAATTATAAAGCGCGCTATTGAACTCGGTATAAATTTTTTTGACACTGCTATTGCTTATCAAAGCGGGACAAGTGAGCAATACGTCGGGCGGACTCTTCGCGATTTTGCAAAACGTGATAATGTTATCTTAGCTACAAAATTTTTGCCGAGAACCCAAGACGAAATCGAAAATCATATCAGCGGACAAAAGCACATTGAAAATATGCTCAATACCAGCCTGAAAAATTTGGGAATGGATTATGTAGATTTATATATTTATCACATGTGGGACTGGCAGACAGATATTTATGATATTCTTGACGGGCTTAATAATGCTGTAAAATCTGGTAAAGTGCGTTATATAGGGATTTCAAATTGTTATGCGTGGCAGCTGGCAAAAGCTAATTTTATTGCAGAAAAAGAAGGCTTCCCAAAATTTTGGTGTTATCCTAATAAAGTGGACATAAAATATGGAAACTCGTTCAGCAAAATATAG